One region of Salvia miltiorrhiza cultivar Shanhuang (shh) chromosome 3, IMPLAD_Smil_shh, whole genome shotgun sequence genomic DNA includes:
- the LOC131018835 gene encoding uncharacterized protein LOC131018835, protein MIITDTKGDWRFTGFYGFPERGRRRESWNLLRRLAVINSLPWVIAGDFNDLLDPGDKRGRVDHPNWLFSGFRSAIMDCGLSDIPLTGHQYTWSRGLGTAHSVEERLDPGMATSAWKLLYPDAILMPLSVPISDHAPLLLRCKEKLTVVSESISIWAAHLTRHDRLAKSRLQIQIANIQGHTDLQSIKKLKHARQALANILLKEETHWRQRAKQHWLQEGDCNTKFFHTMASARRKKNSIVRLQRDDGSWTENVDDIKLVARSYFENLFDESNAVTDFHHVLDRLSPGIDEAMNEELTKPFTLDEFKAAVFQMHPDKSPGPDGFNPNFYQNCWDVVGVEVFHSCCTWLENESFPPGLNHTMVSLIPKVDVPSNMKELRPIALCNVIYKILSKVLCNRLKKVLPGLIDRSQSAFVEGRLIQDNILIAFEAIHSMKKKTRGKHGFFALKIDISKAYDRVDWNYLDAILSRFGFCAKWRAWMKMCVGTVSYDILVNGDPVGPIIPGRGLRQGDPLSPYLFIFRASEMECSVLKSVLGAYESASGQAINFQKSGVFFSSNVDAGTRDTISHSLGVYSPLNTGRYLGLPSLIGRKKKEIFQYLRDRLWNRIQGWNGKKLSKAGKKILIKGVAQAIPSFCMSIFSLPIGLMDELERMMNSFWWGNKGGVGKGINWLKWERLCVDKKLGGLGFRSLQLLNIAMLGKTRWRLIDEPEALVCKVLKAKYFPRGDFLTAKVGHNPSYAWRSICSAQDIVRRGVRWRIEDGSRVRVFEDPWLRKDDSFFVASPCPPDCAGIKVKELINFDSGTWNRELLHELVEGQWASLWKLKVPPKVRNFLWRAGRNNLPTKDKLFSRGITVGGECVLCRTGFENLWHLFFQCPFADECWRISNLQPLIEAVVDSCKSFSEAHFKIMGGSVEETTARICMTLWQIWKDRNTVVWKNATLSPANSILQAAHARAEWLLAWSRRPQRNSQPEAATICKGWHPLPLGNVKCDVDAAFFKDDYSMGIWLVLRDHEGAYILGKSVKMLGLRSVEEGELIGIKEALSWLKDLGYTCGWIDSDSKRACDAVSSGERNITELGVIVALCRADLLLSPDIRLRHIRRNQNTIAHCLAKAARDITTQHVWNEPPTFVVGHLHVPCSCD, encoded by the exons ATGATCATCACTGATACTAAAGGTGATTGGCGTTTCACCGGTTTTTACGGCTTCCCTGAAAGAGGTCGTCGACGTGAGTCCTGGAATCTCTTGCGGCGCCTGGCCGTCATCAACTCCTTACCGTGGGTTATTGCAGGAGATTTCAATGACCTCCTTGATCCCGGGGATAAAAGGGGTCGTGTGGATCACCCAAACTGGCTCTTCTCTGGCTTCAGATCTGCTATCATGGATTGCGGTCTCTCGGATATCCCTCTTACGGGTCACCAATATACGTGGTCCCGTGGTCTGGGGACTGCTCACTCTGTTGAGGAGAGACTCGATCCTGGTATGGCTACGTCCGCCTGGAAACTTCTCTACCCTGACGCGATTCTCATGCCTCTGTCGGTCCCTATTTCCGACCATGCACCTCTCCTCTTGAGGTGCAAAG AGAAGTTAACCGTCGTCTCGGAATCTATCTCCATTTGGGCAGCTCATCTCACCCGCCATGATAGACTTGCCAAGTCCAGACTCCAAATTCAGATTGCTAACATCCAAGGGCATACAGACCTCCAATCCATTAAGAAACTGAAACATGCTCGGCAAGCGCTCGCTAATATTCTTCTTAAAGAGGAGACACACTGGCGTCAGCGCGCGAAACAACATTGGTTGCAAGAGGGAGACTGTAACACCAAATTCTTCCACACTATGGCTTCGGCGAGACGCAAAAAGAATAGCATCGTTCGGCTCCAACGTGATGATGGCAGTTGGACGGAAAATGTGGATGATATAAAGCTTGTTGCTCGTAGCTATTTTGAAAACTTGTTTGATGAATCTAACGCTGTTACGGACTTTCATCATGTTCTTGACCGCCTCAGTCCAGGAATCGATGAAGCTATGAACGAGGAGCTCACCAAACCTTTCACCCTGGATGAATTCAAAGCCGCTGTGTTTCAGATGCACCCGGATAAGTCGCCGGGACCGGATGGGTTCAATCCTAATTTCTACCAAAATTGTTGGGATGTGGTTGGCGTGGAGGTCTTTCATAGCTGCTGCACTTGGTTGGAAAATGAGAGCTTTCCCCCAGGCCTCAACCACACCATGGTGTCTCTCATCCCAAAGGTGGACGTGCCTTCAAACATGAAGGAACTCCGGCCCATTGCCCTCTGCAATGTCATCTACAAGATACTTTCCAAAGTCTTATGCAATCGGCTGAAGAAGGTGCTGCCCGGTCTGATCGATCGATCTCAATCTGCGTTTGTGGAGGGACGCTTGATCCAAGATAACATATTGATTGCTTTTGAAGCCATTCATTCAATGAAAAAGAAAACTCGGGGTAAGCACGGCTTCTTTGCTCTCAAAATCGACATAAGTAAAGCATATGATAGAGTTGACTGGAATTACCTTGATGCTATACTTTCCCGATTTGGTTTCTGCGCTAAATGGAGAGCTTGGATGAAAATGTGTGTTGGTACAGTTTCGTATGATATCTTAGTTAATGGGGATCCCGTTGGACCTATTATTCCAGGAAGAGGCCTTCGCCAGGGAGACCCGCTCTCCCCCTATCTCTTTATCTT TCGGGCCTCGGAGATGGAGTGCTCGGTGCTTAAAAGTGTGCTTGGTGCTTATGAATCCGCCTCTGGCCAGGCTATTAATTTCCAGAAGTCTGGTGTGTTCTTTAGCTCGAATGTGGATGCGGGCACTCGTGATACAATCTCTCATTCCCTGGGAGTTTACTCTCCTTTGAACACGGGCCGTTACTTAGGCTTGCCCTCTTTGATTGGACGCAAAAAAAAGGAGATCTTTCAATATCTTCGGGATCGACTTTGGAACCGTATTCAAGGTTGGAATGGGAAGAAACTCTCAAAGGCGGGGAAGAAAATTCTCATTAAGGGTGTCGCGCAAGCCATCCCGTCTTTTTGTATGAGTATTTTTTCTCTCCCGATTGGCCTAATGGATGAGTTAGAGCGCATGATGAACTCCTTCTGGTGGGGCAATAAGGGCGGCGTTGGAAAAGGGATTAACTGGCTGAAGTGGGAGCGGCTTTGCGTTGATAAAAAACTTGGCGGCTTAGGTTTCCGGAGTCTGCAGCTTCTCAACATTGCCATGTTGGGCAAGACGAGATGGAGATTAATTGATGAGCCAGAGGCGTTGGTTTGTAAGGTGCTCAAGGCAAAGTACTTTCCGCGGGGAGATTTCCTCACAGCAAAAGTGGGCCACAACCCTAGCTACGCCTGGCGGAGCATCTGCTCTGCGCAGGATATTGTTCGGCGAGGTGTGAGATGGAGAATCGAGGACGGATCTCGAGTGCGGGTGTTTGAGGATCCGTGGCTCAGAAAAGATGACTCCTTCTTCGTTGCTTCTCCCTGCCCTCCCGATTGTGCTGGTATCAAGGTGAAGGAGCTGATAAACTTTGATTCTGGTACTTGGAATAGGGAACTGCTGCATGAGCTG GTTGAAGGGCAATGGGCAAGCCTGTGGAAGCTCAAagtcccaccaaaagtcagaaACTTCCTTTGGAGAGCAGGCAGAAATAATCTACCCACTAAGGATAAGCTCTTTTCTCGTGGGATTACGGTTGGAGGCGAGTGCGTGCTGTGCCGGACCGGCTTTGAGAACCTTTGGCATTTGTTTTTTCAATGTCCATTTGCTGATGAATGTTGGAGGATAAGCAACTTGCAGCCGCTCATTGAGGCCGTCGTTGATAGCTGTAAATCCTTTTCTGAAGCTCATTTCAAGATTATGGGGGGTTCGGTGGAGGAAACCACTGCTCGGATCTGCATGACTCTTTGGCAAATATGGAAGGATCGCAACACTGTGGTGTGGAAGAATGCGACCCTAAGTCCAGCTAACTCGATTTTACAAGCGGCACATGCAAGGGCCGAGTGGCTGCTGGCCTGGTCGCGGCGTCCCCAGCGCAACTCTCAGCCGGAGGCGGCGACGATCTGCAAGGGCTGGCATCCCCTTCCCCTCGGAAATGTCAAATGTGATGTGGATGCAGCCTTCTTCAAAGATGATTACTCGATGGGTATATGGCTCGTTCTGCGCGATCATGAGGGTGCCTACATCCTTGGCAAATCTGTCAAAATGCTGGGGTTGAGAAGTGTGGAGGAAGGTGAGCTCATTGGCATTAAGGAGGCCCTCTCTTGGCTCAAAGACCTGGGTTACACGTGCGGCTGGATTGATTCGGATAGCAAACGGGCATGCGACGCCGTGAGCTCGGGGGAGAGGAACATCACGGAACTAGGCGTTATTGTTGCCCTTTGTCGAGCCGACCTGCTGCTCTCTCCGGATATTCGTCTCCGTCATATTAGGAGAAATCAAAATACCATCGCTCATTGTTTAGCGAAGGCCGCGAGGGATATTACGACACAACATGTTTGGAATGAGCCCCCAACCTTTGTGGTGGGTCATCTCCATGTACCATGCTCTTGTGATTAA
- the LOC131018836 gene encoding uncharacterized protein LOC131018836 encodes MNIRRRMFTGVRVAKHSPMVSHLFFADDSLLFFNAKAIGAQAIRQALDLYSAAFGQLVNFEKSAVSFSPCVSRQDMDKVVSILGVKETNGQAVYLGLPTFVVRHKMIQFDYLRERVYKKLNSWKNRYFSVEGKEVLIKSIIQATPTCTMSYFKIPSAVCHDIEMACANFWRGESDIGKCLYWVSWKALCEQKSKGGMGFRRMEAFNRALLAKQVWRLVKFPSSLVARVLKGSTTKMMIFSLLESSLMPPISGPRSVGG; translated from the coding sequence ATGAATATTCGTAGGAGGATGTTTACTGGAGTGCGTGTGGCTAAGCATAGTCCGATGGTGTCTCACCTATTCTTTGCGGATGATAGCCTCCTGTTTTTCAATGCCAAGGCCATTGGAGCTCAAGCTATCCGTCAAGCTCTGGACCTCTATTCTGCCGCATTTGGTCAACTTGTGAACTTTGAGAAATCTGCGGTCTCCTTTAGCCCGTGTGTGTCTCGGCAGGATATGGATAAAGTggtttctattttgggtgttaAAGAAACCAATGGCCAAGCAGTGTATCTGGGTCTTCCTACGTTTGTTGTGCGGCATAAGATGATTCAATTTGATTATTTACGCGAAAGAGTTTATAAAAAGCTGAATTCATGGAAGAATCGATACTTCTCTGTCGAGGGAAAAGAGGTCCTTATTAAATCGATTATCCAAGCAACTCCCACATGTACCATGAGCTACTTCAAGATACCGAGTGCGGTTTGTCATGACATCGAGATGGCCTGTGCTAATTTTTGGCGGGGTGAGTCGGATATCGGTAAATGCCTTTATTGGGTCTCCTGGAAGGCTCTTTGCGAACAAAAATCTAAGGGCGGTATGGGATTCCGCCGGATGGAGGCTTTTAATCGAGCTTTACTTGCGAAACAAGTGTGGCGTCTTGTGAAATTCCCAAGTTCTTTGGTTGCGCGAGTCCTGAAAGGAAGTACTACAAAGATGATGATTTTTTCGCTGCTAGAGTCCTCTCTAATGCCTCCTATATCTGGCCCTCGATCTGTTGGGGGGTGA